The Populus alba chromosome 4, ASM523922v2, whole genome shotgun sequence genome contains a region encoding:
- the LOC118031099 gene encoding DExH-box ATP-dependent RNA helicase DExH9 isoform X2, giving the protein MASVKRKSIESQKVDHPLLPPQKQLREDHSNNNSSGSKIIGHGEAVACLHDVSYPENYVRPSSSSVTQIQKDSKPAKEFPFTLDPFQSEAISCLDSGQSVMVSAHTSAGKTVVALYAIAMSLKNQQRVVYTSPIKALSNQKFREFKEEFSDVGLMTGDVTIDPNASCLVMTTEIWRSMQYKGSETTREVAWIIFDEVHYMRDRERGVVWEESILMAPKNARFVFLSATVPNAKEFADWVAKVHQQPCHIVYTDYRPTPLQHYIFPSGGEGLYLVVDEKEKFREDSFQKAVNALVPKAEGEKKRENGKWQKGLNVSRLGEESDIFKMVKMIIRRQYDPVILFSFSKRECEFLAMQMAKMDLNQDDEKANIETIFWSAMDMLSDDDKKLPQVSNMLPLLKRGIGVHHSGLLPILKEVIEILFQEGLIKCLFATETFSIGLNMPAKTVVFTNVRKFDGDKFRWLSSGEYIQMSGRAGRRGIDDRGVCILMVDEKLEPSTAKMMLKGSADSLNSAFHLSYNMLLNQMRCEDGDLENLLRNSFFQFQADRALPDLEKQAKVLEEERNSMVIEEEENLKNYYDLIQQYKSLKKDVRDIVFSPKHCLSYLQSGRLVCIQCTESDDKSPSFLIEDLVTWGVIVNFDRVKGVSDDDAIRKPENENYTADVLTRCVVTKDGVAKKKIKVVPLKEPGEPLIVSIPIDQINILSSARLYMSKDLLPLEVRENTLKQVSEFLSRKPSGLPLDPEGDMNIQSSSYKKLVRRIEALEHLFEKHEIAKSPLIKEKLKVLHTKQELTARIKLIRKSMRSSSALAFKDELKARKRVLRRLGYITSDDVVELKGKVACEISSADELTLTELMFNGVLKDIKVEEMVSLLSCFVWQEKLQDAAKPREELDLLFTQLQDTARRVAKLQLECKVQIDVENFVSSFRPDIMEAVYAWAKGSKFYEIMEITKVFEGSLIRAIRRLEEVLQQLIEAAKSIGETELEAKFEEAVSKIKRDIVFAASLYL; this is encoded by the exons ATGGCTTCAGTGAAGAGAAAATCCATTGAAAGCCAAAAAGTGGAccatcctcttcttcctccacaGAAACAACTCAGAGAAGATCACAGCAACAACAATAGTAGCGGTTCGAAGATTATTGGGCATGGCGAAGCAGTTGCGTGTCTGCACGACGTGTCGTATCCAGAGAATTATGTCcgtccttcttcttcttcagttaCTCAAATTCAAAAGGACTCAAAACCCGCAAAGGAATTTCCTTTCACTCTCGACCCTTTTCAGTCTGAAGCCATCAGTTGCCTTGACAGTGGCCAATCTGTGATg GTCTCAGCTCATACATCAGCTGGGAAAACAGTAGTAGCATTATATGCAATAGCTATGTCTTTGAAGAATCAACAAAGGGTTGTTTACACGTCACCCATCAAAGCACTTAGCAATCAGAAGTTTAGGGAGTTCAAGGAGGAGTTTTCTGATGTTGGTCTCATGACCGGTGATGTTACCATTGACCCTAATGCTTCTTGcctg GTGATGACTACGGAAATTTGGCGAAGTATGCAGTATAAAGGGTCGGAAACTACTAGGGAAGTAGCTTGGATTATCTTTGATGAGGTTCATTATATGCGTGATCGAGAAAGAGGTGtggtttgggaagaaagcaTTCTCATGGCTCCCAAGAATGCtagatttgtcttcctttctgCCACTGTTCCTAATGCCAAAGAATTTGCTGATTGGGTTGCAAAG GTCCACCAACAACCATGTCACATTGTTTATACTGATTATCGACCAACACCCCTCCAACACTATATTTTTCCCTCTGGAGGTGAGGGTTTGTACCTGGTTGTGgatgaaaaggaaaaatttcGAGAGGACAGCTTTCAGAAAGCGGTGAATGCATTAGTTCCTAAGGCTGAaggtgaaaagaaaagggagaacgGGAAGTGGCAGAAAGGCTTAAATGTGAGCAGACTTGGTGAAGAAAGTGACATATTTAAAATGGTAAAAATGATCATTCGCCGCCAGTATGATCCTGTCATTCTTTTCTCATTTAGCAAAAGAGAATGTGAATTTCTTGCGATGCAG ATGGCAAAAATGGATCTAAATCAGGATGATGAGAAAGCTAATATAGAAACCATCTTTTGGAGTGCCATGGACATGCTATCAGATGACGACAAGAAGCTACCTCAG GTTTCAAATATGTTACCCCTCTTAAAACGAGGTATTGGTGTGCATCATTCTGGCTTGCTTCCCATCCTGAAGGAAGTGATTGAGATTTTGTTTCAAGAAGGGCTGATCAAG tgTTTGTTTGCTACAGAGACATTCAGCATAGGTTTGAACATGCCTGCCAAAACTGTGGTATTTACAAATGTCCGTAAATTTGATGGGGACAAATTCAGGTGGCTATCTAGTGGAGAATATATACAAATGAGTGGCCGGGCTGGCCGTCGAGGAATTGATGATCGTGGGGTATGCATCCTTATGGTGGATGAGAAGCTTGAGCCATCAACTGCTAAGATGATGCTTAAAGGAAGTGCTGATAGTTTGAACAG CGCCTTCCATCTAAGCTACAACATGCTTTTAAATCAAATGCGCTGTGAAGATGGTGATCTTGAAAATTTGCTCCGCAATTCTTTCTTTCAGTTTCAAGCAGACAGGGCCCTTCCTGATCTTGAG AAACAAGCAAAAGTCCTTGAAGAAGAGAGGAATTCAATGGTAattgaagaggaagaaaatctGAAGAATTATTATGATCTGATACAGCAGTACAAAAGTTTGAAGAAGGATGTTCGTGATATTGTGTTTTCTCCAAAGCACTGCCTGTCCTATCTGCAGTCTGGCAGACTAGTATGTATCCAGTGCACAGAAAGTGATGACAAGTCCCCTTCTTTCTTGATTGAAGACCTAGTCACGTGGGGAGTGATAGTCAATTTTGATCGAGTGAAAGGTGTTTCAGATG ATGATGCAATTAGAAAaccagaaaatgaaaattacacGGCGGATGTTCTTACAAGATGTGTTGTGACCAAAGATGGAGttgccaagaaaaaaatcaaggttgTCCCATTGAAAGAACCTGGAGAACCTCTCATTGTTTCTATTCCTATTGATCAG ATAAATATTTTGAGCAGTGCTCGCTTGTATATGTCAAAGGATCTTTTGCCATTAGAAGTTCGAGAGAACACCCTGAAGCAGGTTTCAGAATTTCTTTCTAGAAAACCTAGTGGGTTGCCCTTGGATCCTGAAGGAGACATGAAT ATTCAAAGCAGCTCATACAAAAAGTTAGTTCGTCGGATAGAGGCTTTAGAGCACCtgtttgaaaaacatgaaatagCAAAATCTCCACTTATCAAGGAAAAGCTCAAAGTCTTACACACGAAGCAAGAATTAACAGCCAGGATCAAGTTAATCAGGAAATCAATGCGCTCTTCCTCAGCATTGGCTTTTAAAGATGAGCTTAAAGCTAGAAAACGAGTTCTTCGGAGGCTTGg GTATATCACGAGTGACGACGTTGTGGAGTTGAAGGGGAAAGTCGCTTGTGAAATTAGTAGTGCAGATGAGTTGACTTTGACAGAGCTCATGTTCAATGGGGTTCTCAAAGACATAAAAGTGGAGGAAATGGTCTCTCTTCTCTCATGCTTTGTGTGGCAGGAAAAACTGCAAGATGCtgcaaaaccaagggaagaACTTGACTTGCTTTTTACACAATTACAAGATACAGCTCGAAGGGTTGCCAAACTTCAGCTTGAATGCAAG GTACAAATTGATGTGGAGAATTTTGTGAGTTCATTTCGGCCTGATATCATGGAGGCTGTGTATGCCTGGGCAAAAGGATCCAAGTTCTATGAGATCATGGAAATTACTAAGGTTTTTGAGGGCAGCTTGATCAGGGCAATTAGGAGACTAGAGGAAGTTCTTCAACAGCTTATAGAAGCTGCAAAGTCCATTGGTGAGACAGAGCTAGAGGCCAAATTTGAAGAGGCTGTTTCTAAAATCAAGAGAGACATTGTTTTTGCAGCATCACTATACTTGTAG
- the LOC118031099 gene encoding DExH-box ATP-dependent RNA helicase DExH9 isoform X1: protein MASVKRKSIESQKVDHPLLPPQKQLREDHSNNNSSGSKIIGHGEAVACLHDVSYPENYVRPSSSSVTQIQKDSKPAKEFPFTLDPFQSEAISCLDSGQSVMVSAHTSAGKTVVALYAIAMSLKNQQRVVYTSPIKALSNQKFREFKEEFSDVGLMTGDVTIDPNASCLVMTTEIWRSMQYKGSETTREVAWIIFDEVHYMRDRERGVVWEESILMAPKNARFVFLSATVPNAKEFADWVAKVHQQPCHIVYTDYRPTPLQHYIFPSGGEGLYLVVDEKEKFREDSFQKAVNALVPKAEGEKKRENGKWQKGLNVSRLGEESDIFKMVKMIIRRQYDPVILFSFSKRECEFLAMQMAKMDLNQDDEKANIETIFWSAMDMLSDDDKKLPQVSNMLPLLKRGIGVHHSGLLPILKEVIEILFQEGLIKCLFATETFSIGLNMPAKTVVFTNVRKFDGDKFRWLSSGEYIQMSGRAGRRGIDDRGVCILMVDEKLEPSTAKMMLKGSADSLNSAFHLSYNMLLNQMRCEDGDLENLLRNSFFQFQADRALPDLEKQAKVLEEERNSMVIEEEENLKNYYDLIQQYKSLKKDVRDIVFSPKHCLSYLQSGRLVCIQCTESDDKSPSFLIEDLVTWGVIVNFDRVKGVSDVDVDDAIRKPENENYTADVLTRCVVTKDGVAKKKIKVVPLKEPGEPLIVSIPIDQINILSSARLYMSKDLLPLEVRENTLKQVSEFLSRKPSGLPLDPEGDMNIQSSSYKKLVRRIEALEHLFEKHEIAKSPLIKEKLKVLHTKQELTARIKLIRKSMRSSSALAFKDELKARKRVLRRLGYITSDDVVELKGKVACEISSADELTLTELMFNGVLKDIKVEEMVSLLSCFVWQEKLQDAAKPREELDLLFTQLQDTARRVAKLQLECKVQIDVENFVSSFRPDIMEAVYAWAKGSKFYEIMEITKVFEGSLIRAIRRLEEVLQQLIEAAKSIGETELEAKFEEAVSKIKRDIVFAASLYL, encoded by the exons ATGGCTTCAGTGAAGAGAAAATCCATTGAAAGCCAAAAAGTGGAccatcctcttcttcctccacaGAAACAACTCAGAGAAGATCACAGCAACAACAATAGTAGCGGTTCGAAGATTATTGGGCATGGCGAAGCAGTTGCGTGTCTGCACGACGTGTCGTATCCAGAGAATTATGTCcgtccttcttcttcttcagttaCTCAAATTCAAAAGGACTCAAAACCCGCAAAGGAATTTCCTTTCACTCTCGACCCTTTTCAGTCTGAAGCCATCAGTTGCCTTGACAGTGGCCAATCTGTGATg GTCTCAGCTCATACATCAGCTGGGAAAACAGTAGTAGCATTATATGCAATAGCTATGTCTTTGAAGAATCAACAAAGGGTTGTTTACACGTCACCCATCAAAGCACTTAGCAATCAGAAGTTTAGGGAGTTCAAGGAGGAGTTTTCTGATGTTGGTCTCATGACCGGTGATGTTACCATTGACCCTAATGCTTCTTGcctg GTGATGACTACGGAAATTTGGCGAAGTATGCAGTATAAAGGGTCGGAAACTACTAGGGAAGTAGCTTGGATTATCTTTGATGAGGTTCATTATATGCGTGATCGAGAAAGAGGTGtggtttgggaagaaagcaTTCTCATGGCTCCCAAGAATGCtagatttgtcttcctttctgCCACTGTTCCTAATGCCAAAGAATTTGCTGATTGGGTTGCAAAG GTCCACCAACAACCATGTCACATTGTTTATACTGATTATCGACCAACACCCCTCCAACACTATATTTTTCCCTCTGGAGGTGAGGGTTTGTACCTGGTTGTGgatgaaaaggaaaaatttcGAGAGGACAGCTTTCAGAAAGCGGTGAATGCATTAGTTCCTAAGGCTGAaggtgaaaagaaaagggagaacgGGAAGTGGCAGAAAGGCTTAAATGTGAGCAGACTTGGTGAAGAAAGTGACATATTTAAAATGGTAAAAATGATCATTCGCCGCCAGTATGATCCTGTCATTCTTTTCTCATTTAGCAAAAGAGAATGTGAATTTCTTGCGATGCAG ATGGCAAAAATGGATCTAAATCAGGATGATGAGAAAGCTAATATAGAAACCATCTTTTGGAGTGCCATGGACATGCTATCAGATGACGACAAGAAGCTACCTCAG GTTTCAAATATGTTACCCCTCTTAAAACGAGGTATTGGTGTGCATCATTCTGGCTTGCTTCCCATCCTGAAGGAAGTGATTGAGATTTTGTTTCAAGAAGGGCTGATCAAG tgTTTGTTTGCTACAGAGACATTCAGCATAGGTTTGAACATGCCTGCCAAAACTGTGGTATTTACAAATGTCCGTAAATTTGATGGGGACAAATTCAGGTGGCTATCTAGTGGAGAATATATACAAATGAGTGGCCGGGCTGGCCGTCGAGGAATTGATGATCGTGGGGTATGCATCCTTATGGTGGATGAGAAGCTTGAGCCATCAACTGCTAAGATGATGCTTAAAGGAAGTGCTGATAGTTTGAACAG CGCCTTCCATCTAAGCTACAACATGCTTTTAAATCAAATGCGCTGTGAAGATGGTGATCTTGAAAATTTGCTCCGCAATTCTTTCTTTCAGTTTCAAGCAGACAGGGCCCTTCCTGATCTTGAG AAACAAGCAAAAGTCCTTGAAGAAGAGAGGAATTCAATGGTAattgaagaggaagaaaatctGAAGAATTATTATGATCTGATACAGCAGTACAAAAGTTTGAAGAAGGATGTTCGTGATATTGTGTTTTCTCCAAAGCACTGCCTGTCCTATCTGCAGTCTGGCAGACTAGTATGTATCCAGTGCACAGAAAGTGATGACAAGTCCCCTTCTTTCTTGATTGAAGACCTAGTCACGTGGGGAGTGATAGTCAATTTTGATCGAGTGAAAGGTGTTTCAGATG tTGATGTAGATGATGCAATTAGAAAaccagaaaatgaaaattacacGGCGGATGTTCTTACAAGATGTGTTGTGACCAAAGATGGAGttgccaagaaaaaaatcaaggttgTCCCATTGAAAGAACCTGGAGAACCTCTCATTGTTTCTATTCCTATTGATCAG ATAAATATTTTGAGCAGTGCTCGCTTGTATATGTCAAAGGATCTTTTGCCATTAGAAGTTCGAGAGAACACCCTGAAGCAGGTTTCAGAATTTCTTTCTAGAAAACCTAGTGGGTTGCCCTTGGATCCTGAAGGAGACATGAAT ATTCAAAGCAGCTCATACAAAAAGTTAGTTCGTCGGATAGAGGCTTTAGAGCACCtgtttgaaaaacatgaaatagCAAAATCTCCACTTATCAAGGAAAAGCTCAAAGTCTTACACACGAAGCAAGAATTAACAGCCAGGATCAAGTTAATCAGGAAATCAATGCGCTCTTCCTCAGCATTGGCTTTTAAAGATGAGCTTAAAGCTAGAAAACGAGTTCTTCGGAGGCTTGg GTATATCACGAGTGACGACGTTGTGGAGTTGAAGGGGAAAGTCGCTTGTGAAATTAGTAGTGCAGATGAGTTGACTTTGACAGAGCTCATGTTCAATGGGGTTCTCAAAGACATAAAAGTGGAGGAAATGGTCTCTCTTCTCTCATGCTTTGTGTGGCAGGAAAAACTGCAAGATGCtgcaaaaccaagggaagaACTTGACTTGCTTTTTACACAATTACAAGATACAGCTCGAAGGGTTGCCAAACTTCAGCTTGAATGCAAG GTACAAATTGATGTGGAGAATTTTGTGAGTTCATTTCGGCCTGATATCATGGAGGCTGTGTATGCCTGGGCAAAAGGATCCAAGTTCTATGAGATCATGGAAATTACTAAGGTTTTTGAGGGCAGCTTGATCAGGGCAATTAGGAGACTAGAGGAAGTTCTTCAACAGCTTATAGAAGCTGCAAAGTCCATTGGTGAGACAGAGCTAGAGGCCAAATTTGAAGAGGCTGTTTCTAAAATCAAGAGAGACATTGTTTTTGCAGCATCACTATACTTGTAG
- the LOC118031102 gene encoding auxin response factor 1 isoform X1 has translation MAFAAMNHTSGGNPHAGGCNDALYKELWHACAGPLVTLPREGELVYYFPQGHMEQLEASMHQGMEPQMPLFNLPSKILCKVVNVQRRAEPETDEVYAQITLLPEPDQSEVTSPDPPLPEPERCTVHSFCKTLTASDTSTHGGFSVLRRHADDCLPPLDMSQQPPWQELVATDLHGNEWHFRHIFRGQPRRHLLTTGWSVFVSSKKLVAGDAFIFLRGENGELRVGVRRLMRQQTNMPSSVISSQSMHLGVLATASHAIATGTLFSVFYKPRTSRSEFIVSLNKYLEVRNHKLSVGMRFKMRFEGEEVPERRFSGTIVGVGDNISSGWADSDWRSLKVQWDEPSSIMRPERVSHWELELIVATTPSNSQPVQRNKRARPYVVPSPTADLSALGMWKSPVESSALSYGDSQRGRDLYSSPNFSTTAKVNSLGFRGNSQVASVSHNSMHWPNRVESVTDSFAPVVNKDSGERRQGTGIGYKLFGIQLVENSNTEGTSPVVVSGTVVNDHPVLSLEAESDQHSEPEKSCLRSSQELQSRQIRSCTKVHMQGVAVGRAVDLTQFKRYEDLLRKLEEMFDIEGELSGSTKKWQVVYTDNEDDMMKVGDDPWNEFCGMVKKIFIYTSEEVKRLLPKIKLLAEEEVKGIGDNADAAVNTEDRSSTIGPGC, from the exons ATGGCATTTGCGGCTATGAATCATACCTCCGGAGGAAATCCTCATGCAG GGGGATGCAATGATGCTCTGTACAAAGAATTATGGCATGCCTGTGCTGGACCTCTTGTCACTCTTCCTCGTGAAGGGGAGCTAGTTTATTATTTTCCACAAGGTCACATGGAACAG CTTGAAGCTTCAATGCATCAGGGGATGGAGCCTCAAATGCCACTGTTTAATCTTCCATCTAAAATACTGTGTAAAGTAGTTAATGTTCAGCGCAGG GCTGAACCCGAAACAGATGAAGTTTATGCCCAGATAACACTACTTCCTGAACCAGAT CAAAGCGAGGTTACTAGTCCTGATCCTCCACTCCCAGAACCTGAAAGATGCACAGTCCATTCATTTTGCAAGACACTTACTGCTTCTGACACAAGCACTCATGGTGGTTTCTCTGTTCTTCGAAGGCATGCAGATGATTGTCTGCCTCCTTTG GATATGTCTCAGCAGCCACCCTGGCAGGAATTGGTTGCAACTGATCTGCATGGCAATGAATGGCATTTTCGACACATTTTTCGAG GCCAACCAAGGCGTCACTTGCTCACGACAGGCTGGAGTGTCTTTGTTAGCTCCAAAAAGTTAGTTGCGGGTGATGCATTCATCTTCCTCAG AGGAGAAAATGGTGAGCTTCGTGTGGGAGTAAGGAGGCTGATGAGGCAACAGACGAACATGCCATCTTCTGTTATATCTAGCCAAAGCATGCATCTAGGGGTTCTTGCTACTGCTTCTCATGCCATTGCAACTGGAACCCTTTTTTCCGTCTTCTATAAGCCAAG aacaaGTCGATCTGAGTTCATTGTAAGTCTTAACAAGTATCTTGAGGTTCGAAACCACAAGCTTTCTGTAGGGATGAGGTTTAAGATGAGATTCGAGGGCGAGGAAGTTCCTGAACGAAG GTTTAGTGGTACCATTGTCGGCGTTGGAGATAATATATCATCAGGATGGGCTGATTCTGATTGGAGGTCCTTGAAG GTCCAGTGGGATGAACCCTCATCCATCATGCGTCCAGAGAGGGTATCACACTGGGAATTGGAACTGATTGTTGCAACTACTCCTTCAAACTCCCAACCTGTGCAAAGGAACAAGCGGGCACGACCATATGTCGTGCCCTCACCAACCGCAGATCTTTCTGCACTAG GTATGTGGAAATCCCCTGTTGAGTCCTCTGCTTTATCATATGGTGATTCACAACGCGGACGAGACCTTTATTCATCACCCAATTTCTCTACCACCGCTAAGGTCAATTCTCTTGGCTTCCGAGGCAATAGTCAAGTGGCTAGTGTTTCCCATAACTCAATGCATTGGCCTAATCGAGTGGAAAGTGTCACAGACTCTTTTGCTCCAGTTGTAAACAAAGATTCTGGGGAAAGGAGACAGGGCACTGGAATTGGCTACAAACTATTTGGGATTCAACTTGTTGAGAATTCCAACACAGAAGGAACTTCACCAGTCGTTGTGTCTGGAACGGTGGTTAATGATCACCCAGTTCTGTCTTTGGAAGCCGAGTCTGATCAGCATTCCGAGCCTGAGAAATCATGTTTGAGATCTTCCCAAGAGTTGCAAAGTAGGCAAATTAGGAGTTGCACAAAG GTTCACATGCAAGGGGTTGCTGTTGGAAGAGCTGTTGATTTGACACAGTTTAAACGCTACGAAGATCTGCTGAGGAAACTAGAGGAAATGTTTGATATTGAAGGTGAGCTTAGTGGATCCACAAAGAAATGGCAGGTTGTCTACACTGATAATGAAGATGACATGATGAAGGTTGGGGATGATCCATGGAA TGAATTCTGCGGCATGGTGAAGAAGATTTTCATCTATACATCTGAAGAAGTCAAGAGGCTGTTGCCCAAGATTAAACTTCTAGCCGAAGAAGAGGTCAAAGGAATTGGCGACAATGCTGATGCAGCTGTTAACACAGAGGACCGCTCATCCACTATTGGACCTGGATGCTGA
- the LOC118031102 gene encoding auxin response factor 1 isoform X2 — protein sequence MAFAAMNHTSGGNPHAGGCNDALYKELWHACAGPLVTLPREGELVYYFPQGHMEQLEASMHQGMEPQMPLFNLPSKILCKVVNVQRRAEPETDEVYAQITLLPEPDQSEVTSPDPPLPEPERCTVHSFCKTLTASDTSTHGGFSVLRRHADDCLPPLDMSQQPPWQELVATDLHGNEWHFRHIFRGQPRRHLLTTGWSVFVSSKKLVAGDAFIFLRGENGELRVGVRRLMRQQTNMPSSVISSQSMHLGVLATASHAIATGTLFSVFYKPRTSRSEFIVSLNKYLEVRNHKLSVGMRFKMRFEGEEVPERRFSGTIVGVGDNISSGWADSDWRSLKVQWDEPSSIMRPERVSHWELELIVATTPSNSQPVQRNKRARPYVVPSPTADLSALGMWKSPVESSALSYGDSQRGRDLYSSPNFSTTAKVNSLGFRGNSQVASVSHNSMHWPNRVESVTDSFAPVVNKDSGERRQGTGIGYKLFGIQLVENSNTEGTSPVVVSGTVVNDHPVLSLEAESDQHSEPEKSCLRSSQELQSRQIRSCTKQIL from the exons ATGGCATTTGCGGCTATGAATCATACCTCCGGAGGAAATCCTCATGCAG GGGGATGCAATGATGCTCTGTACAAAGAATTATGGCATGCCTGTGCTGGACCTCTTGTCACTCTTCCTCGTGAAGGGGAGCTAGTTTATTATTTTCCACAAGGTCACATGGAACAG CTTGAAGCTTCAATGCATCAGGGGATGGAGCCTCAAATGCCACTGTTTAATCTTCCATCTAAAATACTGTGTAAAGTAGTTAATGTTCAGCGCAGG GCTGAACCCGAAACAGATGAAGTTTATGCCCAGATAACACTACTTCCTGAACCAGAT CAAAGCGAGGTTACTAGTCCTGATCCTCCACTCCCAGAACCTGAAAGATGCACAGTCCATTCATTTTGCAAGACACTTACTGCTTCTGACACAAGCACTCATGGTGGTTTCTCTGTTCTTCGAAGGCATGCAGATGATTGTCTGCCTCCTTTG GATATGTCTCAGCAGCCACCCTGGCAGGAATTGGTTGCAACTGATCTGCATGGCAATGAATGGCATTTTCGACACATTTTTCGAG GCCAACCAAGGCGTCACTTGCTCACGACAGGCTGGAGTGTCTTTGTTAGCTCCAAAAAGTTAGTTGCGGGTGATGCATTCATCTTCCTCAG AGGAGAAAATGGTGAGCTTCGTGTGGGAGTAAGGAGGCTGATGAGGCAACAGACGAACATGCCATCTTCTGTTATATCTAGCCAAAGCATGCATCTAGGGGTTCTTGCTACTGCTTCTCATGCCATTGCAACTGGAACCCTTTTTTCCGTCTTCTATAAGCCAAG aacaaGTCGATCTGAGTTCATTGTAAGTCTTAACAAGTATCTTGAGGTTCGAAACCACAAGCTTTCTGTAGGGATGAGGTTTAAGATGAGATTCGAGGGCGAGGAAGTTCCTGAACGAAG GTTTAGTGGTACCATTGTCGGCGTTGGAGATAATATATCATCAGGATGGGCTGATTCTGATTGGAGGTCCTTGAAG GTCCAGTGGGATGAACCCTCATCCATCATGCGTCCAGAGAGGGTATCACACTGGGAATTGGAACTGATTGTTGCAACTACTCCTTCAAACTCCCAACCTGTGCAAAGGAACAAGCGGGCACGACCATATGTCGTGCCCTCACCAACCGCAGATCTTTCTGCACTAG GTATGTGGAAATCCCCTGTTGAGTCCTCTGCTTTATCATATGGTGATTCACAACGCGGACGAGACCTTTATTCATCACCCAATTTCTCTACCACCGCTAAGGTCAATTCTCTTGGCTTCCGAGGCAATAGTCAAGTGGCTAGTGTTTCCCATAACTCAATGCATTGGCCTAATCGAGTGGAAAGTGTCACAGACTCTTTTGCTCCAGTTGTAAACAAAGATTCTGGGGAAAGGAGACAGGGCACTGGAATTGGCTACAAACTATTTGGGATTCAACTTGTTGAGAATTCCAACACAGAAGGAACTTCACCAGTCGTTGTGTCTGGAACGGTGGTTAATGATCACCCAGTTCTGTCTTTGGAAGCCGAGTCTGATCAGCATTCCGAGCCTGAGAAATCATGTTTGAGATCTTCCCAAGAGTTGCAAAGTAGGCAAATTAGGAGTTGCACAAAG CAAATTTTGTAG